One part of the Solanum dulcamara chromosome 3, daSolDulc1.2, whole genome shotgun sequence genome encodes these proteins:
- the LOC129881859 gene encoding phosphoenolpyruvate carboxylase kinase 1-like — protein sequence MSEALKRNYRVCEEIGRGRFGVVFKCYSPGNGEKFAVKSINKLFIADDSIDRQCLYNEAKIMHLVSPNPHIVRIADFYEDDTYLDIVLELCNSSDLFQRLTSQRVFSESDAIAVMVPLMEAIAHCHRLGVAHRDIKPDNILFNDWNYLKLADFGSAQCFRDGELMSGVVGTPYYVAPEVLAGRDYTEKVDIWSAGVILYIMLAGIPPFYGDSTEEIFEAVLRANVRFPTRIFHSVSPAAKDLLRGMLCKDVSRRFSAEQVLRHPWITSNDERS from the exons ATGAGCGAGGCATTGAAGCGAAACTATCGTGTCTGTGAGGAAATTGGGAGGGGGCGATTCGGCGTCGTTTTCAAGTGTTACTCGCCGGGAAACGGCGAGAAATTCGCCGTCAAGTCTATCAACAAGCTTTTCATCGCCGATGACTCGATCGATCGTCAATGCCTTTATAACGAAGCTAAAATCATGCATTTGGTTTCCCCTAATCCTCACATTGTTCGTATCGCCGATTTCTACGAAGACGATACGTACCTCGATATCGTTCTCGAGCTCTGCAACTCCTCAGATCTCTTCCAACGACTCACTAGTCAACGAGTCTTTTCCGAGTCTGATGCCATTGCCGTTATG GTTCCGTTGATGGAGGCAATAGCGCATTGTCACCGGCTCGGCGTAGCGCACCGGGATATCAAGCCTGACAACATTCTGTTTAACGACTGGAACTACCTGAAATTGGCTGATTTTGGCTCAGCTCAGTGTTTCCGCGACGGCGAGCTGATGAGCGGAGTGGTAGGGACGCCGTATTACGTGGCGCCGGAGGTTTTAGCTGGAAGAGATTACACTGAGAAGGTAGATATTTGGAGTGCCGGTGTCATTCTGTATATAATGTTGGCCGGAATCCCTCCATTTTATGGTGATTCTACGGAGGAGATTTTTGAGGCTGTTCTCAGAGCTAACGTTAGGTTTCCAACGAGGATTTTCCATTCCGTGTCGCCGGCGGCGAAGGATCTGCTTCGGGGAATGCTCTGTAAAGATGTTTCTAGAAGATTCTCAGCTGAACAAGTCCTTC GGCATCCATGGATCACTAGCAATGATGAAAGAAGTTGA
- the LOC129883134 gene encoding cryptochrome-1, with amino-acid sequence MESNSKTIVWFRRDLRIQDNPALAAAARNGSVLPVFIWCPKEEGQFYPGRVSRWWLKQSLIHLKQSLKSLGAELVLIKAQSTLSALTECVDAVGATKVVYNHLYDPVSLVRDHNIKQKLGELGISVQSYSGDLLNEPWEVYDDDGKVFTTFDAYWEKSLRIQNEPVSHLPPWRLTQAAGSVKMCSIEELGLENESEKSSNALLGKGWAPGWSNADKALTEFVENNLLAYSKDRLRVGGNSTSLLSPYLHFGEVSVRKVFNSVLLKQILWTKEGNSVGKESASIYLRAIGLREYSRYICFNFPFTHQRSLLNNLRFFPWNADQALFKAWRQGRTGYPLVDAGMRELWATGWVHNKIRVIVSSFFVKFLLLPWQWGMKYFWDTLLDADLESDIIGWQYISGSLPDGHELERLDNPEVQGFNYDPEGEYVRHWLPELARMPAEWIHHPWDAPLNVLKAAGVELGMNYPNPIIDVDVARDRLMQAIFVMREKEAAVNASDANGTIEVVFDNSENVGDSANIPKDDVVKRKVPCPSSSSYDQRVPSMQHGCTYKKRPKPEEETKKPKDNRLSYKEERKMSNVDGDLCSTAESSSMKKQMTVSRNSFSVPRTITMSHDIKSFEDEASSHVKLQKEEEIDTEINPCKNGATT; translated from the exons ATGGAGAGCAATTCCAAGACAATTGTGTGGTTTAGGAGGGATTTGAGGATTCAGGATAATCCAGCTTTAGCTGCTGCTGCTAGAAATGGAAGTGTTTTACCGGTGTTTATTTGGTGTCCTAAGGAAGAAGGGCAATTTTATCCCGGTAGAGTTTCAAGATGGTGGTTGAAGCAATCTCTTATTCACTTGAAACAGTCTTTGAAATCTCTTGGGGCTGAACTTGTGCTGATCAAAGCTCAGAGTACACTTTCTGCTCTCACGGAGTGTGTCGATGCTGTTGGAGCAACAAAAGTTGTGTATAATCATCTATATG ATCCTGTTTCACTTGTTCGTGACCACAATATCAAGCAAAAACTGGGGGAACTTGGCATATCTGTTCAGAGCTACAGCGGGGACTTACTGAATGAGCCATGGGAAGTTTACGATGATGATGGAAAAGTTTTTACAACTTTTGATGCATACTGGGAGAAGTCTTTGCGTATCCAAAACGAACCTGTTTCACACCTTCCTCCTTGGAGATTAACTCAAGCTGCTG GATCAGTTAAAATGTGTTCAATTGAGGAATTGGGATTGGAAAACGAGTCAGAAAAATCTAGTAATGCATTACTAGGGAAAGGATGGGCACCAGGTTGGAGCAATGCAGACAAGGCCTTAACCGAATTTGTAGAGAACAATCTACTTGCATACTCAAAGGATAGGCTAAGAGTCGGGGGAAACTCTACATCCCTTTTGTCACCTTATCTTCACTTCGGAGAAGTAAGTGTGAGGAAAGTTTTCAACAGTGTGCTCTTGAAGCAGATACTTTGGACCAAAGAGGGGAACTCTGTTGGAAAAGAGAGTGCTAGTATTTACCTTAGAGCTATTGGACTTCGAGAGTATTCTCGCTATATCTGTTTTAATTTCCCATTTACTCATCAAAGATCGTTACTGAACAACCTGAGGTTTTTCCCTTGGAATGCTGATCAAGCCCTTTTTAAGGCTTGGCGACAGGGTCGGACTGGTTACCCATTAGTAGATGCAGGAATGAGAGAGCTTTGGGCAACTGGATGGGTTCACAATAAAATAAGAGTGATTGTGTCGAGTTTCTTTGTCAAGTTTTTACTTTTGCCATGGCAATGGGGGATGAAGTACTTCTGGGATACACTCTTGGACGCGGATTTAGAAAGTGATATTATTGGTTGGCAATATATTTCTGGTAGCTTGCCAGATGGTCATGAACTTGAGCGCCTCGATAACCCAGAG GTTCAAGGGTTCAATTATGATCCAGAGGGTGAATATGTCAGGCATTGGCTACCTGAGCTAGCAAGAATGCCAGCTGAGTGGATACATCATCCTTGGGATGCACCACTTAATGTTCTCAAAGCTGCAGGGGTGGAACTCGGAATGAATTATCCGAACCCCATAATTGATGTAGATGTTGCGAGGGATCGTCTAATGCAAGCTATATTTGTCATGCGAGAAAAAGAAGCAGCTGTAAATGCCTCAGATGCAAATGGAACCATTGAAGTTGTTTTTGATAACTCTGAAAATGTTGGAGATTCAGCCAATATTCCAAAGGACGACGTTGTAAAGAGAAAGGTGCCTTGCCCGAGTAGTTCATCTTATGATCAGAGAGTGCCTTCAATGCAACATGGGTGCACTTATAAAAAAAGACCAAAGCCCgaagaagaaacaaagaagCCCAAAGATAACAGGCTTAGCTACAAGGAAGAAAGGAAAATGTCAAACGTGGACGGTGACTTGTGCTCTACTGCAGAATCCTCTTCTATGAAAAAGCAGATGACCGTCAGCAGAAATTCATTTTCTGTACCTCGAACAATTACCATGTCTCACGACATAAAATCCTTTGAGGACGAAGCATCATCACACGTGAAGCtgcaaaaggaagaagagattGATACGGAAATCAATCCGTGCAAAAATG GAGCTACAACGTGA
- the LOC129883135 gene encoding actin-depolymerizing factor-like isoform X1: MSFRIRGTNASSGMGVADQSKATYMELQRKKVHRYVIFKIDEKKNEVVVEKTGGPAESYDDFTAALPENDCRYAVYDYDFVTSDNCQKSKIFFFAWSPSVSRIRSKMLYATSKDRFRRELEGIHYEIQATDPTEVELEVLKERAY, translated from the exons ATGTCTTTCAGAATTAGAGGg acaaatGCATCCTCTGGCATGGGGGTTGCTGATCAGAGCAAGGCTACTTATATGGAACTGCAAAGGAAGAAGGTGCATCGATATGTGATATTTAAGATTGATGAGAAGAAAAATGAGGTTGTGGTTGAGAAAACTGGAGGTCCAGCTGAGAGCTATGATGATTTCACTGCAGCTCTTCCTGAGAATGACTGTCGATATGCAGTATACGATTATGATTTCGTGACATCTGACAACTGCCAAAAGAGCAAGATTTTCTTCTTTGCCTG GTCTCCTTCTGTTTCTCGAATCCGATCGAAGATGCTGTATGCCACATCTAAGGACAGGTTCAGGAGGGAGCTGGAAGGCATACACTATGAGATTCAAGCTACTGACCCTACTGAAGTAGAACTTGAAGTGCTCAAAGAACGCGCTTACTGA
- the LOC129883135 gene encoding actin-depolymerizing factor-like isoform X2 codes for MGVADQSKATYMELQRKKVHRYVIFKIDEKKNEVVVEKTGGPAESYDDFTAALPENDCRYAVYDYDFVTSDNCQKSKIFFFAWSPSVSRIRSKMLYATSKDRFRRELEGIHYEIQATDPTEVELEVLKERAY; via the exons ATGGGGGTTGCTGATCAGAGCAAGGCTACTTATATGGAACTGCAAAGGAAGAAGGTGCATCGATATGTGATATTTAAGATTGATGAGAAGAAAAATGAGGTTGTGGTTGAGAAAACTGGAGGTCCAGCTGAGAGCTATGATGATTTCACTGCAGCTCTTCCTGAGAATGACTGTCGATATGCAGTATACGATTATGATTTCGTGACATCTGACAACTGCCAAAAGAGCAAGATTTTCTTCTTTGCCTG GTCTCCTTCTGTTTCTCGAATCCGATCGAAGATGCTGTATGCCACATCTAAGGACAGGTTCAGGAGGGAGCTGGAAGGCATACACTATGAGATTCAAGCTACTGACCCTACTGAAGTAGAACTTGAAGTGCTCAAAGAACGCGCTTACTGA
- the LOC129883136 gene encoding uncharacterized protein LOC129883136, giving the protein MELHGHRGTNPKAVLASLLNKREKLQEELRNVEKQVYELETSYLQETGTFGNALKGFEGFLSTSNKNSNLKRSRKFQLEDRLFSLSSVTSPAAEELGLGREDGRPDPTQGRMRGGGFANNGQGKPKKGRTGPRDGKKFRISNELDLDDEDDPDSILR; this is encoded by the exons ATGGAGCTCCATG GGCACAGAGGTACAAATCCTAAGGCTGTTCTTGCATCCCTCTTGAACAAAAGAGAAAAGCTTCAAGAAGAACTACGAAATGTTGAAAAACAA GTTTATGAGCTAGAGACGAGTTATTTGCAAGAAACAGGCACTTTTGGGAATGCTTTAAAAGGCTTTGAAGGCTTTCTATCAACATCGAATAAGAATTCAAA CCTCAAAAGGTCAAGAAAATTTCAGCTTGAAGACAGGTTATTCTCGTTGTCTTCAGTCACTTCACCAGCT GCGGAAGAGCTTGGACTTGGACGTGAAG ATGGAAGACCAGATCCTACTCAAGGTCGAATGAGAGGAGGAGGTTTTGCAAATAACGGACA GGGTAAACCGAAGAAGGGAAGAACAGGACCACGAGATGGGAAGAAGTTCCGAATATCAAACGAATTGGATCTTGATGATGAAGATGATCCAGATTCAATCTTGAGATAG